The proteins below are encoded in one region of Xenopus laevis strain J_2021 chromosome 8L, Xenopus_laevis_v10.1, whole genome shotgun sequence:
- the med12.L gene encoding mediator of RNA polymerase II transcription subunit 12 isoform X3, translating to MAAFGILSYEHRPLKRPRLGPPDVYPQDAKQKEDELTALNVKQGFNNQPAVSADEHGSAKNVNFNPAKISSNFSSIMSEKLRCNTLPDTGRRKPQVNQKDNFCLVTARTQSSINTWFSDLAGTKPLTHLAKKVPIFGKKEEVFGFLARFSVPVMRAAWLIKMTCAYYAAITETKVKKRHVMDPIIEWTQIITRYLWEQLQKIADYYRPALGGCSSPPGPMPLEVEVALKQWEYNEKLALFMFQDGMLDRHEFLTWVLECFEKIRQGEDELLKLLLPLLLRYSNSLVQSAYLSRRLAYFCTRRLAQLLEGSGSHTGHLMTAQTGTALPPAPAPPPPSGSAPTSPFSDLLQCPQHRPLVFGLSCMLQSIVLCCPSALVWHYSLTDNRIKTGSPLDHLPIAPSSLPMPGGNSAFTQQVRRKLRDMEQQIKERGRSVEVRWSFDKCQEATAGFPIGRVLHTLEVLDSHSFEKSDFSNNLDSLYNRIFGLGLGKDGHEISPDDDAVVTLLCEWAVSCKRYGHHRALVVAKLLEKRQAEIEAERCGDSEAVDEKGSVSSGSLSALSAPPVFQEVLLQFLDTQAPMLTDPANENERVEFYNLVLLFCELIRHDVFSHNMYMCTLISRGDLGLDPHAPRPRSPYEDPSDDTDRKEGEANSSIKLEDTTLSETMDIDHGSGALFEDMEKSEFPMFSPAMRCEGRSPGPEDGDRDSRHTVKVMNGEGPLSALYDQPRHIQYATHFPIPQEESCSHECNQRLVVLYGVGRQRDDARHIIKKITRDILKVLNRKSTSETDEGQRRRRAKPEAFPTAEEIFCRFQLLSHFDQHQVTAQVSRNVLEQITSFALGLSYHLPLVQHIQFIFDLMEYSLNISGLIDFAIQLLNELSVVEAELLLKSSSLVGSYTLGLCLCIVAVLRHYHTCLILNQEQTAQVFEGLCGVVKHGMNRSDGSSAERCILAYLYDLYTSCSHLKSKFGELFSDFCSKVKNTIYCNVEPSDSNMLWEQEFMLDTIINPSGHSVNCGMLGKLLSDSPTNRYSFVCNALVHVCAGDHDTDRVNDIAILCAELTGSCKALSSEWLGVLKALCCSSNNGTCGFNDLLCNVDVSDLSFHDSLATFVAILVARQCLLLEDLIRCAAIPSLLNAGKPTAGIRSSCDRHLLAASQNRIVDGAVFAVLKAVFVLGDAELRGSGFSHPTGTDNTSEEDLATRRAGGRPVSIETASLDEYAKYVLRSICQQEWVGERCVRSLCEDSNDLQDPVLSSAQAQRLMQLICYPHRLNDTEQGDNPQRQRIKHILQNLDQWTMRQSALELQLMIKQTPSNEMNTLLENIAKATIEVFQQSAENACVAPSNSIALSNATSSNTPPNSKTKPVLSSLERSGAWLVAPLIAKLPTSVQGHVLKAAGEELEKGQHLGSSSRKERDRQKQKSMSLLSQQPFLSLVLTCLKGQDEQREGLLTSLFGQVQQIVSNWREDQYQDDCKTPQLLHDVLKLRLNLVGGMFDTVQRSTQQTTEWAVLLLDIISSGTVDMQSNNELFTTVLDMLSVLINGTLAADMSSISQGSMEENKRAYMNLVKKLRKELGDRQSESLEKVRQLLPLPKQTRDVITCEPQGSLIDTKGNKIAGFDSIFKKEGLQVSTKQKISPWDLFEGIKQSAPLSWGWFGTVRVDRRVSRMEEQQRLLLYHTHLKPKPRNYYLENLPLPPEDEEPPTPTSIEPDKKVTETLKVDKSGVGGTVNTDERKKPSKPKREKKRNMAQSKVEEFPLGPGRPVPYGMVPTDLLHTQGAGMSRLPYAAQTMYAQNQPLPPGGPRLDNSYRPNRMTMVKVPTRPQYGSGVTQPGMMDSYKPVMYRPQPPIPQGQLLRQQLQAKLAQGMMPQPVRQMSQAPSYGSMQPTQGYTSYSSHMSLQQHPPPSQAGALVPPPYSTQQYPGSLPPSGGALLDPVRQMQQRPSGYVHQQASGFSHGASGGQRFPHQQMTQTGMMQSMGHLTTQPVTGAIRPQMLPEQQQQQQQQQQYLRQQQLLRQQQQQQQQQQQQQQQNQAPPQQQAPPQPPPQQVPTVPQSQTQGQPPGLGMQTLQFQRQGLQQTQQQQQTAALVRQLQQQLSSTQPQQNSNPFGRYP from the exons ATGGCGGCCTTTGGGATTCTGAGCTACGAGCACCGGCCGCTGAAAAGACCCCGTCTTGGACCCCCAGACGTGTACCCTCAAGACGCCAAGCAGAAAGAG GATGAACTTACAGCTTTAAATGTGAAACAAGGATTTAACAATCAGCCAGCTGTTTCGGCAGATGAACATGGCAGCGCTAAAAATGTCAACTTTAACCCTGCTAAG ATCAGCTCTAACTTCAGCAGTATTATGTCAGAGAAGCTGcgttgcaacactttgccagacaCTGGCCGCAGGAAACCGCAGGTCAATCAAAAGGACAATTTCTGTCTGGTCACTGCTCGCACTCAGAGTTCTATCAACACCTGGTTCTCTGACTTGGCTGGTACCAAGCCCCTCACGCACCTCGCAAAAAAG GTACCTATATTTGGAAAGAAGGAGGAAGTTTTTGGATTCCTAGCTCGTTTCTCTGTGCCTGTGATGAGAGCTGCCTGGCTCATTAAGATGACCTGCGCATATTATGCTGCCATTACAGAAACCAAAGTGAAAAAGAGGCACGTCATGGATCCCATCATAG AGTGGACTCAGATAATCACCCGATATCTGTGGGAGCAGCTGCAGAAGATTGCAGATTATTATCGTCCGGCTTTGGGGGGCTGTTCGTCTCCTCCAGGTCCTATGCCACTAGAGGTGGAAGTAGCTCTAAAGCAGTGGGAATATAATGAGAAACTAGCTTTGTTTATGTTCCAG GATGGAATGTTGGATCGGCACGAGTTCCTCACATGGGTCCTGGAATGTTTTGAAAAGATCAGACAAGGAGAAGATGAGCTCCTGAAACTATTGCTTCCACTTCTCCTCCGG TATTCAAATTCCCTGGTTCAGTCGGCTTACCTCTCCCGACGTCTGGCCTATTTCTGCACAAGGCGGCTTGCACAGCTGTTGGAGGGCAGTGGGAGCCACACAGGACACTTAATGACAGCACAGACAGGCACAGCTTTGCCTCCAGCACCTGCACCACCTCCACCTTCAGGATCAGCTCCTACCTCCCCTTTCAGTGATCTTCTGCAGTGTCCACAGCATAGACCTCTTGTGTTTGGGCTAAGCTGCATGCTGCAG AGTATTGTCCTTTGCTGTCCTAGTGCATTAGTGTGGCATTACTCTCTAACTGATAACCGAATAAAAACTGGGTCACCTCTGGACCACCTTCCCATTGCACCCTCCAGTTTGCCCATGCCCGGAGGCAATTCTGCCTTCACACAGCAG gTGCGTAGGAAACTGCGGGACATGGAGCAGCAGATAAAGGAGCGTGGGCGATCGGTGGAGGTCAGGTGGTCATTTGATAAATGTCAGGAGGCCACTGCAG GTTTTCCTATTGGGCGGGTCCTTCATACTTTGGAAGTGCTAGACAGTCACAGCTTTGAGAAATCGGACTTTAGCAACAATCTGGATTCTTTGTATAACCGGATATTTGGACTTGGCCTAGGCAAAGATGGGCATGAG ataTCACCTGATGATGATGCAGTAGTCACTCTTCTTTGTGAGTGGGCTGTCAGCTGTAAGCGTTACGGTCACCACCGTGCACTTGTGGTGGCAAAGTTACTGGAGAAGCGGCAGGCGGAGATTGAAGCAGAG CGATGTGGAGACTCAGAGGCTGTTGATGAAAAGGGATCTGTATCTTCTGGGTCTCTGTCTGCTTTGAGCGCACCCCCTGTGTTCCAAGAAGTCCTGCTCCAGTTCCTTGATACACAGGCCCCTATGCTAA CGGATCCAGCTAATGAAAATGAGCGTGTGGAATTCTATAATCTGGTGCTGCTATTTTGTGAGCTAATTCGACATGATGTTTTTTCACACAACATGTACATGTGCACATTGATATCCCGTGGAGATCTAGGGCTCGACCCACATGCACCCCGACCCCGCTCCCCATATGAGGACCCGTCTGATGACACTGACCGCAAAGAAGGAGAGGCCAATAGCAGCATAAAATTAGAG GATACCACTCTCTCAGAAACCATGGATATTGATCATGGCTCTGGGGCTTTATTTGAGGACATGGAGAAAAGTGAATTCCCG ATGTTTTCCCCTGCCATGCGTTGTGAGGGGCGGAGCCCCGGTCCCGAAGACGGGGACCGAGATTCCCGCCATACAGTGAAAGTCATGAATGGGGAAGGACCTCTTTCTGCACTGTATGATCAGCCCCGGCATATACAATATGCCACACATTTCCCTATCCCACAG GAGGAGTCGTGTAGCCATGAATGTAATCAGAGGCTTGTTGTTCTTTATGGTGTGGGAAGGCAAAGAGATGATGCCCGTCACATAATCAAGAAAATTACACGGGATATCCTAAAGGTGCTTAATCGCAAAAGCACCTCTGAGACAG ATGAGGGTCAGCGCAGACGCAGGGCAAAGCCTGAAGCATTTCCCACAGCAGAGGAGATTTTTTGCCGCTTTCAGCTACTCTCACATTTCGATCAGCACCAAGTCACTGCACAG GTGTCACGGAATGTGTTGGAGCAAATTACGAGCTTTGCACTTGGTCTCTCCTATCACCTGCCCTTGGTGCAACATATCCAGTTTATCTTTGACTTGATGGAATATTCCTTAAACATCAGTGGTCTCATTGACTTTGCCATTCAG CTACTGAATGAGCTCAGCGTGGTTGAGGCTGAGCTCCTGCTGAAGTCGTCTAGTCTGGTTGGCAGTTACACCTTGGGTCTGTGTTTGTGCATTGTTGCTGTTCTGCGTCATTATCACACTTGCCTGATTCTCAACCAGGAGCAGACAGCCCAGGTCTTCGAAGG GTTGTGTGGAGTGGTGAAACATGGAATGAATCGTTCAGATGGCTCATCTGCTGAGCGTTGTATCTTGGCATATCTCTATGATTTGTACACATCGTGTAGTCACCTAAAGAGCAAGTTTGGGGAGCTTTTCAG TGACTTCTGCTCAAAGGtgaaaaatacaatatactgtaatgttGAGCCATCAGACTCCAACATGCTGTGGGAACAGGAGTTTATGCTGGACACCATCATCAATCCATCAGGACATAGCGTCAACTGTGGAATGCTGGGAAAGTTGCTGAGTGACTCCCCAACCAACCGATATAGTTTTGTGTGCAATGCACTTGTCCATGTGTGCGCTGGAGACCACGATACAGACAG AGTGAATGACATTGCCATTTTGTGCGCTGAGCTGACTGGATCCTGCAAAGCCCTGAGCTCCGAGTGGCTGGGAGTCCTGAAAGCCCTCTGCTGTTCATCTAACAATGGAACGTGTGGCTTCAATGATCTGCTTTGCAATGTGGAT GTCAGTGATCTCTCTTTCCACGATTCTCTTGCCACTTTTGTTGCAATCTTAGTTGCTCGCCAGTGCCTCTTACTGGAAGATCTGATTCGCTGCGCTGCTATCCCATCCTTGCTTAATGCGG GTAAACCAACTGCTGGAATCCGTTCATCTTGTGACCGCCACCTGCTGGCAGCATCTCAGAATCGGATTGTGGATGGAGCTGTTTTTGCTGTGCTGAAAGCTGTGTTCGTTTTGG gtgATGCAGAGCTGAGGGGCTCAGGATTCTCACATCCCACTGGTACTGATAATACTTCAGAGGAAGATTTAGCAACCAGAAGAGCAGGGGGTCGGCCGGTATCAATTGAAACAGCCAGCTTGGATGAATATGCAAAATATGTTCTGCGCAGCATCTGCCAACAA GAGTGGGTTGGAGAGCGGTGTGTGCGTTCTCTGTGTGAGGACTCGAATGATCTGCAGGACCCTGTTCTGAGCAGTGCTCAGGCTCAGCGCCTCATGCAGCTTATCTGTTACCCACACAGACTGAACGATACAGAGCAGGGAGACAATCCACAGAGGCAACGAATCAAACACATCTTGCAG AATCTGGATCAGTGGACAATGCGTCAATCAGCTCTGGAACTGCAGCTAATGATTAAACAAACACCAAGCAAT GAAATGAATACTCTATTAGAAAATATTGCTAAAGCCACAATTGAAGTATTCCAGCAATCTGCAGAAAATGCCTGCGTGGCCCCCTCCAATAGTATTGCCCTCAGCAATGCTACCTCCAGCAACACACCTCCCAACAGCAAGACAAAACCTGTTCTCAG TTCTTTGGAGCGATCTGGGGCTTGGCTTGTGGCCCCTCTCATCGCAAAGCTGCCTACATCAGTTCAAGGTCATGTGCTGAAAGCTGCAGGGGAGGAGCTAGAGAAGGGCCAGCACCTAGGATCCTCTTCCCGCAAGGAACGTGATCGTCAGAAGCAGAAAAG CATGTCCTTGCTAAGTCAGCAGCCATTTTTGTCTTTGGTATTGACATGCTTAAAGGGACAGGATGAGCAACGAGAGGGACTTCTGACTTCTCTCTTTGGCCAGGTGCAACAG ATTGTTAGTAACTGGCGAGAAGATCAGTATCAGGACGACTGTAAAACTCCTCAACTGCTGCATGATGTCTTAAAACTAAGACTTAACCTG GTTGGTGGGATGTTTGATACAGTTCAGCGCAGCACTCAGCAAACCACTGAATGGGCTGTCCTTCTGCTGGACATTATTAGCAGTGGTACAGTGGATATGCAGTCGAACAA CGAGCTCTTCACTACTGTCCTAGACATGCTTAGTGTTCTGATAAATGGAACTCTGGCAGCTGATATGTCCAGTATTTCTCAGGGGAGCATGGAGGAGAATAAAAGGGCGTACATGAACTTAGTAAAGAAACTGCGG AAAGAGCTGGGCGATCGACAGTCTGAGAGTCTGGAAAAGGTTCGACAGCTTCTTCCTCTCCCAAAGCAGACTCGGGATGTAATAACTTGTGAGCCACAGGGATCTCTCATTGACACCAAAGGCAACAAGATTGCAGGTTTTGACTCTATTTTCAAGAAAGAG GGCCTTCAAGTTTCTACCAAGCAGAAGATCTCTCCTTGGGATCTGTTTGAGGGGATTAAACAGTCTGCTCCTCTGTCCTGGGGCTGGTTTGGGACTGTCCGCGTGGACAGACGTGTGTCTCGCATGGAGGAGCAACAGAGATTACTTCTATATCACACTCACTTGAAACCAAAGCCTCGTAATTACTACTTAGAGAACCTTCCACTTCCACCTGAGgatgaagaaccccctactccCACAAGTATTGAGCCTGACAAAAAGGTTACTGAGACTCTTAAGGTGGACAAAAGTGGAGTGGGTGGCACGGTTAACACTGATGAGAGGAAGAAGCCAAGCAAGcccaaaagagagaaaaagagaaacatgGCACAGAGCAAAGTAGAG GAATTCCCTCTTGGTCCTGGCCGCCCAGTGCCTTATGGAATGGTCCCCACTGATCTTCTGCATACCCAGGGAGCTGGAATGTCCCGTCTGCCTTATGCAGCCCAGACCATGTATGCCCAGAACCAGCCGCTACCACCAG GTGGTCCTCGTCTAGATAACTCATACAGACCTAACCGGATGACTATGGTAAAGGTTCCTACCAGGCCTCAGTATGGCAGTGGAGTAACCCAACCTGGCATGATGGACTCGTACAAGCCAGTGATGTACAGACCACAGCCTCCTATTCCTCAGGGGCAACTACTAAGACAGCAGCTGCAGGCTAAGTTG GCACAGGGAATGATGCCGCAGCCTGTACGGCAGATGAGTCAAGCCCCTTCATATGGCTCCATGCAACCCACTCAG GGTTATACATCGTACAGCTCTCATATGAGCTTGCAACAACACCCTCCTCCATCCCAGGCTGGTGCTTTGGTGCCCCCACCATACAGTACTCAGCAATACCCTGGATCTCTTCCCCCTTCTGGTGGGGCTCTTCTTGACCCAGTGCGCCAGATGCAGCAAAGACCTAGTGGCTATGTGCACCAGCAAGCCTCTGGTTTCAGTCACGGTGCTTCAGGAGGACAAAG ATTCCCACACCAGCAGATGACTCAGACAGGCATGATGCAAAGCATGGGCCACCTTACTACACAGCCAGTGACGGGTGCAATTCGGCCTCAGATGTTACCTgagcagcaacaacaacagcagcagcaacagcagtatTTGAGACAGCAACAGCTATTAAGG cagcagcagcaacaacaacaacaacaacaacagcagcagcagcagaatcaGGCACCTCCTCAGCAACAAGCTCCTCCACAACCACCTCCCCAGCAGGTCCCCACCGTTCCACAGTCACAAACACAAGGACAGCCGCCAGGGCTTGGCATGCAGACACTGCAA ttTCAGAGACAGGGTTTACAGCAGACCCAGCAACAACAGCAAACTGCAGCTCTGGTCCGCCAGCTCCAGCAGCAACTGTCCA GCACACAACCACAGCAAAATTCCAATCCATTCGGCCGCTACCCGTGA